In one Drosophila pseudoobscura strain MV-25-SWS-2005 chromosome X, UCI_Dpse_MV25, whole genome shotgun sequence genomic region, the following are encoded:
- the sgg gene encoding protein kinase shaggy isoform X5 has protein sequence MSGRPRTSSFAEGNKQSPSLVLGGVKTCSMKQLIGKLNDLWPEHSVALSIPKEVDRSKEKLEGAWETTGRDGSKITTVVATPGQGTDRVQEVSYTDTKVIGNGSFGVVFQAKLCDTGELVAIKKVLQDRRFKNRELQIMRKLEHCNIVKLLYFFYSSGEKLAEFPIDLGIFASVLKPQRDEVFLNLVLEYIPETVYKVARQYAKTKQTIPINFIRLYMYQLFRSLAYIHSLGICHRDIKPQNLLLDPETAVLKLCDFGSAKQLLHGEPNVSYICSRYYRAPELIFGAINYTTKIDVWSAGCVLAELLLGQPIFPGDSGVDQLVEVIKVLGTPTREQIREMNPNYTEFKFPQIKSHPWQKVFRIRTPTEAINLVSLLLEYTPSARITPLKACAHPFFDELRLEGNHTLPNGRDMPPLFNFTDHELSIQPSLVPQLLPKHLANRSSGGGPAAAGAVSGSTSVSSTGSGASADGAALSQAGGTSGSSVVGSGSGAGGAGSSVGGPATGSSAGGQGNNSNPGSGAPSAVAAAPAAQQANAGGPAAAGGGGGGGGAAGAATAAGSIAATNAGGANVTGSQSNSALNSSGTANGNGNGSGNGNGETTAAGGTGGSAATPAAAGGEENGATAAAAAAAAAETEAEAAAASG, from the exons GCATGAAGCAATTGATCGGCAAATTGAATGATTTGTGGCCCGAGCACAGCGTCGCATTGTCCATTCCAAAGGAGGTCGATAGGAGCAAGGAGAAGCTGGAGGGCGCCTGGGAGACGACAg GTCGCGATGGTTCCAAAATTACAACAGTTGTTGCAACACCCGGCCAGGGCACCGATCGCGTACAAGAGGTCTCCTACACAGACACAAAGGTCATCGGCAATGGCAGCTTCGGTGTGGTATTCCAGGCCAAGCTCTGCGACACCGGCGAACTGGTGGCAATCAAAAAAGTTCTACAAGACAGACGATTTAAG AATCGCGAATTGCAAATAATGCGGAAGCTGGAGCATTGTAATATTGTGAAGCTTTTGTACTTTTTCTATTCGAGCGGTGAAAAG TTGGCTGAATTTCCCATCGATTTGGGAATATTTGCCAGTGTGCTCAAGCCCCAG CGAGATGAAGTATTTTTGAATTTAGTCCTCGAATATATACCAGAAACCGTATACAAAGTGGCTCGCCAATATGCCAAAACCAAGCAAACGATACCAATCAACTTTATTCGG ctctACATGTATCAACTGTTTAGAAGTTTGGCCTACATCCATTCGCTGGGCATCTGCCATCGTGATATCAAGCCACAGAATCTACTGCTCGATCCCGAAACGGCCGTGCTGAAGCTCTGTGACTTTGGCAGCGCCAAGCAGCTGCTCCACGGTGAGCCGAATGTCTCGTACATCTGCTCCCGGTATTATCGCGCACCCGAGCTAATATTCGGCGCCATTAACTATACAACAAAGATCG ATGTGTGGAGTGCCGGCTGCGTTCTGGCCGAACTGCTGCTGGGCCAGCCAATCTTCCCTGGCGACTCTGGTGTCGATCAGCTGGTCGAGGTCATCAAGGTCCTGGGCACACCGACAAGAGAACAAATACGCGAAATGAATCCAAACTATACGGAATTCAAGTTCCCACAAATTAAGAGTCATCCATGGCAGAAA GTTTTCCGTATACGCACTCCGACAGAAGCTATCAACTTGGTGTCCCTGCTGCTCGAGTACACGCCCAGCGCTCGGATCACACCGCTGAAGGCCTGTGCACATCCGTTCTTCGATGAGCTGCGCCTCGAGGGGAACCACACCTTGCCCAATGGCCGCGACATGCCGCCGCTATTCAACTTCACAGATCACG AGCTCTCGATACAGCCCAGCTTAGTGCCGCAGTTGTTGCCAAAGCATCTGGCCAATCGGTCGTCGGGCGGCGGCCCAGCAGCTGCCGGTGCTGTGAGCGGCTCCACCAGCGTCTCCTCAACGGGCAGCGGCGCCTCGGCGGACGGTGCCGCCTTGTCCCAGGCTGGCGGGACATCTGGATCGTCAGTAGTCGGTTCCGGGtcgggagcaggaggagccgGTTCGTCCGTCGGCGGACCGGCGACCGGCTCGAGTGCCGGCGGTCAAGGAAACAATAGCAATCCCGGGTCCGGTGCGCCGTCCGCCGTGGCGGCTGCCCCGGCTGCCCAGCAGGCAAACGCCGGCGGCCCTGCAGCCgccggcggtggtggcggcggcggtggtgcgGCGGGTGCTGCCACTGCAGCCGGCTCCATAGCTGCGACCAATGCTGGTGGCGCCAACGTGACAG GCTCTCAGTCTAACAGCGCTCTGAACAGCAGCGGCACAGCCAATGGTAACGGtaacggcagcggcaacggcaacggggAGActacagcagcaggaggcaccGGAGGCAGTGCCGCAACGCCGGCCGCTGCAGGAGGGGAAGAGAATGGtgctacagcagcagcagccgcagccgcagcagcagagaccgaggcagaagcagcagcagcgtccgGTTAG
- the sgg gene encoding protein kinase shaggy isoform X9, whose translation MSGRPRTSSFAEGNKQSPSLVLGGVKTCSRDGSKITTVVATPGQGTDRVQEVSYTDTKVIGNGSFGVVFQAKLCDTGELVAIKKVLQDRRFKNRELQIMRKLEHCNIVKLLYFFYSSGEKRDEVFLNLVLEYIPETVYKVARQYAKTKQTIPINFIRLYMYQLFRSLAYIHSLGICHRDIKPQNLLLDPETAVLKLCDFGSAKQLLHGEPNVSYICSRYYRAPELIFGAINYTTKIDVWSAGCVLAELLLGQPIFPGDSGVDQLVEVIKVLGTPTREQIREMNPNYTEFKFPQIKSHPWQKVFRIRTPTEAINLVSLLLEYTPSARITPLKACAHPFFDELRLEGNHTLPNGRDMPPLFNFTDHELSIQPSLVPQLLPKHLANRSSGGGPAAAGAVSGSTSVSSTGSGASADGAALSQAGGTSGSSVVGSGSGAGGAGSSVGGPATGSSAGGQGNNSNPGSGAPSAVAAAPAAQQANAGGPAAAGGGGGGGGAAGAATAAGSIAATNAGGANVTGSQSNSALNSSGTANGNGNGSGNGNGETTAAGGTGGSAATPAAAGGEENGATAAAAAAAAAETEAEAAAASG comes from the exons GTCGCGATGGTTCCAAAATTACAACAGTTGTTGCAACACCCGGCCAGGGCACCGATCGCGTACAAGAGGTCTCCTACACAGACACAAAGGTCATCGGCAATGGCAGCTTCGGTGTGGTATTCCAGGCCAAGCTCTGCGACACCGGCGAACTGGTGGCAATCAAAAAAGTTCTACAAGACAGACGATTTAAG AATCGCGAATTGCAAATAATGCGGAAGCTGGAGCATTGTAATATTGTGAAGCTTTTGTACTTTTTCTATTCGAGCGGTGAAAAG CGAGATGAAGTATTTTTGAATTTAGTCCTCGAATATATACCAGAAACCGTATACAAAGTGGCTCGCCAATATGCCAAAACCAAGCAAACGATACCAATCAACTTTATTCGG ctctACATGTATCAACTGTTTAGAAGTTTGGCCTACATCCATTCGCTGGGCATCTGCCATCGTGATATCAAGCCACAGAATCTACTGCTCGATCCCGAAACGGCCGTGCTGAAGCTCTGTGACTTTGGCAGCGCCAAGCAGCTGCTCCACGGTGAGCCGAATGTCTCGTACATCTGCTCCCGGTATTATCGCGCACCCGAGCTAATATTCGGCGCCATTAACTATACAACAAAGATCG ATGTGTGGAGTGCCGGCTGCGTTCTGGCCGAACTGCTGCTGGGCCAGCCAATCTTCCCTGGCGACTCTGGTGTCGATCAGCTGGTCGAGGTCATCAAGGTCCTGGGCACACCGACAAGAGAACAAATACGCGAAATGAATCCAAACTATACGGAATTCAAGTTCCCACAAATTAAGAGTCATCCATGGCAGAAA GTTTTCCGTATACGCACTCCGACAGAAGCTATCAACTTGGTGTCCCTGCTGCTCGAGTACACGCCCAGCGCTCGGATCACACCGCTGAAGGCCTGTGCACATCCGTTCTTCGATGAGCTGCGCCTCGAGGGGAACCACACCTTGCCCAATGGCCGCGACATGCCGCCGCTATTCAACTTCACAGATCACG AGCTCTCGATACAGCCCAGCTTAGTGCCGCAGTTGTTGCCAAAGCATCTGGCCAATCGGTCGTCGGGCGGCGGCCCAGCAGCTGCCGGTGCTGTGAGCGGCTCCACCAGCGTCTCCTCAACGGGCAGCGGCGCCTCGGCGGACGGTGCCGCCTTGTCCCAGGCTGGCGGGACATCTGGATCGTCAGTAGTCGGTTCCGGGtcgggagcaggaggagccgGTTCGTCCGTCGGCGGACCGGCGACCGGCTCGAGTGCCGGCGGTCAAGGAAACAATAGCAATCCCGGGTCCGGTGCGCCGTCCGCCGTGGCGGCTGCCCCGGCTGCCCAGCAGGCAAACGCCGGCGGCCCTGCAGCCgccggcggtggtggcggcggcggtggtgcgGCGGGTGCTGCCACTGCAGCCGGCTCCATAGCTGCGACCAATGCTGGTGGCGCCAACGTGACAG GCTCTCAGTCTAACAGCGCTCTGAACAGCAGCGGCACAGCCAATGGTAACGGtaacggcagcggcaacggcaacggggAGActacagcagcaggaggcaccGGAGGCAGTGCCGCAACGCCGGCCGCTGCAGGAGGGGAAGAGAATGGtgctacagcagcagcagccgcagccgcagcagcagagaccgaggcagaagcagcagcagcgtccgGTTAG
- the sgg gene encoding protein kinase shaggy isoform X8: MLIKTPEDKSVDRSFFEKQFGQLLNSRDGSKITTVVATPGQGTDRVQEVSYTDTKVIGNGSFGVVFQAKLCDTGELVAIKKVLQDRRFKNRELQIMRKLEHCNIVKLLYFFYSSGEKLAEFPIDLGIFASVLKPQRDEVFLNLVLEYIPETVYKVARQYAKTKQTIPINFIRLYMYQLFRSLAYIHSLGICHRDIKPQNLLLDPETAVLKLCDFGSAKQLLHGEPNVSYICSRYYRAPELIFGAINYTTKIDVWSAGCVLAELLLGQPIFPGDSGVDQLVEVIKVLGTPTREQIREMNPNYTEFKFPQIKSHPWQKVFRIRTPTEAINLVSLLLEYTPSARITPLKACAHPFFDELRLEGNHTLPNGRDMPPLFNFTDHELSIQPSLVPQLLPKHLANRSSGGGPAAAGAVSGSTSVSSTGSGASADGAALSQAGGTSGSSVVGSGSGAGGAGSSVGGPATGSSAGGQGNNSNPGSGAPSAVAAAPAAQQANAGGPAAAGGGGGGGGAAGAATAAGSIAATNAGGANVTGSQSNSALNSSGTANGNGNGSGNGNGETTAAGGTGGSAATPAAAGGEENGATAAAAAAAAAETEAEAAAASG, from the exons GTCGCGATGGTTCCAAAATTACAACAGTTGTTGCAACACCCGGCCAGGGCACCGATCGCGTACAAGAGGTCTCCTACACAGACACAAAGGTCATCGGCAATGGCAGCTTCGGTGTGGTATTCCAGGCCAAGCTCTGCGACACCGGCGAACTGGTGGCAATCAAAAAAGTTCTACAAGACAGACGATTTAAG AATCGCGAATTGCAAATAATGCGGAAGCTGGAGCATTGTAATATTGTGAAGCTTTTGTACTTTTTCTATTCGAGCGGTGAAAAG TTGGCTGAATTTCCCATCGATTTGGGAATATTTGCCAGTGTGCTCAAGCCCCAG CGAGATGAAGTATTTTTGAATTTAGTCCTCGAATATATACCAGAAACCGTATACAAAGTGGCTCGCCAATATGCCAAAACCAAGCAAACGATACCAATCAACTTTATTCGG ctctACATGTATCAACTGTTTAGAAGTTTGGCCTACATCCATTCGCTGGGCATCTGCCATCGTGATATCAAGCCACAGAATCTACTGCTCGATCCCGAAACGGCCGTGCTGAAGCTCTGTGACTTTGGCAGCGCCAAGCAGCTGCTCCACGGTGAGCCGAATGTCTCGTACATCTGCTCCCGGTATTATCGCGCACCCGAGCTAATATTCGGCGCCATTAACTATACAACAAAGATCG ATGTGTGGAGTGCCGGCTGCGTTCTGGCCGAACTGCTGCTGGGCCAGCCAATCTTCCCTGGCGACTCTGGTGTCGATCAGCTGGTCGAGGTCATCAAGGTCCTGGGCACACCGACAAGAGAACAAATACGCGAAATGAATCCAAACTATACGGAATTCAAGTTCCCACAAATTAAGAGTCATCCATGGCAGAAA GTTTTCCGTATACGCACTCCGACAGAAGCTATCAACTTGGTGTCCCTGCTGCTCGAGTACACGCCCAGCGCTCGGATCACACCGCTGAAGGCCTGTGCACATCCGTTCTTCGATGAGCTGCGCCTCGAGGGGAACCACACCTTGCCCAATGGCCGCGACATGCCGCCGCTATTCAACTTCACAGATCACG AGCTCTCGATACAGCCCAGCTTAGTGCCGCAGTTGTTGCCAAAGCATCTGGCCAATCGGTCGTCGGGCGGCGGCCCAGCAGCTGCCGGTGCTGTGAGCGGCTCCACCAGCGTCTCCTCAACGGGCAGCGGCGCCTCGGCGGACGGTGCCGCCTTGTCCCAGGCTGGCGGGACATCTGGATCGTCAGTAGTCGGTTCCGGGtcgggagcaggaggagccgGTTCGTCCGTCGGCGGACCGGCGACCGGCTCGAGTGCCGGCGGTCAAGGAAACAATAGCAATCCCGGGTCCGGTGCGCCGTCCGCCGTGGCGGCTGCCCCGGCTGCCCAGCAGGCAAACGCCGGCGGCCCTGCAGCCgccggcggtggtggcggcggcggtggtgcgGCGGGTGCTGCCACTGCAGCCGGCTCCATAGCTGCGACCAATGCTGGTGGCGCCAACGTGACAG GCTCTCAGTCTAACAGCGCTCTGAACAGCAGCGGCACAGCCAATGGTAACGGtaacggcagcggcaacggcaacggggAGActacagcagcaggaggcaccGGAGGCAGTGCCGCAACGCCGGCCGCTGCAGGAGGGGAAGAGAATGGtgctacagcagcagcagccgcagccgcagcagcagagaccgaggcagaagcagcagcagcgtccgGTTAG
- the sgg gene encoding protein kinase shaggy isoform X7 encodes MSGRPRTSSFAEGNKQSPSLVLGGVKTCSRDGSKITTVVATPGQGTDRVQEVSYTDTKVIGNGSFGVVFQAKLCDTGELVAIKKVLQDRRFKNRELQIMRKLEHCNIVKLLYFFYSSGEKLAEFPIDLGIFASVLKPQRDEVFLNLVLEYIPETVYKVARQYAKTKQTIPINFIRLYMYQLFRSLAYIHSLGICHRDIKPQNLLLDPETAVLKLCDFGSAKQLLHGEPNVSYICSRYYRAPELIFGAINYTTKIDVWSAGCVLAELLLGQPIFPGDSGVDQLVEVIKVLGTPTREQIREMNPNYTEFKFPQIKSHPWQKVFRIRTPTEAINLVSLLLEYTPSARITPLKACAHPFFDELRLEGNHTLPNGRDMPPLFNFTDHELSIQPSLVPQLLPKHLANRSSGGGPAAAGAVSGSTSVSSTGSGASADGAALSQAGGTSGSSVVGSGSGAGGAGSSVGGPATGSSAGGQGNNSNPGSGAPSAVAAAPAAQQANAGGPAAAGGGGGGGGAAGAATAAGSIAATNAGGANVTGSQSNSALNSSGTANGNGNGSGNGNGETTAAGGTGGSAATPAAAGGEENGATAAAAAAAAAETEAEAAAASG; translated from the exons GTCGCGATGGTTCCAAAATTACAACAGTTGTTGCAACACCCGGCCAGGGCACCGATCGCGTACAAGAGGTCTCCTACACAGACACAAAGGTCATCGGCAATGGCAGCTTCGGTGTGGTATTCCAGGCCAAGCTCTGCGACACCGGCGAACTGGTGGCAATCAAAAAAGTTCTACAAGACAGACGATTTAAG AATCGCGAATTGCAAATAATGCGGAAGCTGGAGCATTGTAATATTGTGAAGCTTTTGTACTTTTTCTATTCGAGCGGTGAAAAG TTGGCTGAATTTCCCATCGATTTGGGAATATTTGCCAGTGTGCTCAAGCCCCAG CGAGATGAAGTATTTTTGAATTTAGTCCTCGAATATATACCAGAAACCGTATACAAAGTGGCTCGCCAATATGCCAAAACCAAGCAAACGATACCAATCAACTTTATTCGG ctctACATGTATCAACTGTTTAGAAGTTTGGCCTACATCCATTCGCTGGGCATCTGCCATCGTGATATCAAGCCACAGAATCTACTGCTCGATCCCGAAACGGCCGTGCTGAAGCTCTGTGACTTTGGCAGCGCCAAGCAGCTGCTCCACGGTGAGCCGAATGTCTCGTACATCTGCTCCCGGTATTATCGCGCACCCGAGCTAATATTCGGCGCCATTAACTATACAACAAAGATCG ATGTGTGGAGTGCCGGCTGCGTTCTGGCCGAACTGCTGCTGGGCCAGCCAATCTTCCCTGGCGACTCTGGTGTCGATCAGCTGGTCGAGGTCATCAAGGTCCTGGGCACACCGACAAGAGAACAAATACGCGAAATGAATCCAAACTATACGGAATTCAAGTTCCCACAAATTAAGAGTCATCCATGGCAGAAA GTTTTCCGTATACGCACTCCGACAGAAGCTATCAACTTGGTGTCCCTGCTGCTCGAGTACACGCCCAGCGCTCGGATCACACCGCTGAAGGCCTGTGCACATCCGTTCTTCGATGAGCTGCGCCTCGAGGGGAACCACACCTTGCCCAATGGCCGCGACATGCCGCCGCTATTCAACTTCACAGATCACG AGCTCTCGATACAGCCCAGCTTAGTGCCGCAGTTGTTGCCAAAGCATCTGGCCAATCGGTCGTCGGGCGGCGGCCCAGCAGCTGCCGGTGCTGTGAGCGGCTCCACCAGCGTCTCCTCAACGGGCAGCGGCGCCTCGGCGGACGGTGCCGCCTTGTCCCAGGCTGGCGGGACATCTGGATCGTCAGTAGTCGGTTCCGGGtcgggagcaggaggagccgGTTCGTCCGTCGGCGGACCGGCGACCGGCTCGAGTGCCGGCGGTCAAGGAAACAATAGCAATCCCGGGTCCGGTGCGCCGTCCGCCGTGGCGGCTGCCCCGGCTGCCCAGCAGGCAAACGCCGGCGGCCCTGCAGCCgccggcggtggtggcggcggcggtggtgcgGCGGGTGCTGCCACTGCAGCCGGCTCCATAGCTGCGACCAATGCTGGTGGCGCCAACGTGACAG GCTCTCAGTCTAACAGCGCTCTGAACAGCAGCGGCACAGCCAATGGTAACGGtaacggcagcggcaacggcaacggggAGActacagcagcaggaggcaccGGAGGCAGTGCCGCAACGCCGGCCGCTGCAGGAGGGGAAGAGAATGGtgctacagcagcagcagccgcagccgcagcagcagagaccgaggcagaagcagcagcagcgtccgGTTAG
- the sgg gene encoding protein kinase shaggy isoform X6: MKLKIGRDGSKITTVVATPGQGTDRVQEVSYTDTKVIGNGSFGVVFQAKLCDTGELVAIKKVLQDRRFKNRELQIMRKLEHCNIVKLLYFFYSSGEKLAEFPIDLGIFASVLKPQRDEVFLNLVLEYIPETVYKVARQYAKTKQTIPINFIRLYMYQLFRSLAYIHSLGICHRDIKPQNLLLDPETAVLKLCDFGSAKQLLHGEPNVSYICSRYYRAPELIFGAINYTTKIDVWSAGCVLAELLLGQPIFPGDSGVDQLVEVIKVLGTPTREQIREMNPNYTEFKFPQIKSHPWQKVFRIRTPTEAINLVSLLLEYTPSARITPLKACAHPFFDELRLEGNHTLPNGRDMPPLFNFTDHELSIQPSLVPQLLPKHLANRSSGGGPAAAGAVSGSTSVSSTGSGASADGAALSQAGGTSGSSVVGSGSGAGGAGSSVGGPATGSSAGGQGNNSNPGSGAPSAVAAAPAAQQANAGGPAAAGGGGGGGGAAGAATAAGSIAATNAGGANVTGSQSNSALNSSGTANGNGNGSGNGNGETTAAGGTGGSAATPAAAGGEENGATAAAAAAAAAETEAEAAAASG; the protein is encoded by the exons GTCGCGATGGTTCCAAAATTACAACAGTTGTTGCAACACCCGGCCAGGGCACCGATCGCGTACAAGAGGTCTCCTACACAGACACAAAGGTCATCGGCAATGGCAGCTTCGGTGTGGTATTCCAGGCCAAGCTCTGCGACACCGGCGAACTGGTGGCAATCAAAAAAGTTCTACAAGACAGACGATTTAAG AATCGCGAATTGCAAATAATGCGGAAGCTGGAGCATTGTAATATTGTGAAGCTTTTGTACTTTTTCTATTCGAGCGGTGAAAAG TTGGCTGAATTTCCCATCGATTTGGGAATATTTGCCAGTGTGCTCAAGCCCCAG CGAGATGAAGTATTTTTGAATTTAGTCCTCGAATATATACCAGAAACCGTATACAAAGTGGCTCGCCAATATGCCAAAACCAAGCAAACGATACCAATCAACTTTATTCGG ctctACATGTATCAACTGTTTAGAAGTTTGGCCTACATCCATTCGCTGGGCATCTGCCATCGTGATATCAAGCCACAGAATCTACTGCTCGATCCCGAAACGGCCGTGCTGAAGCTCTGTGACTTTGGCAGCGCCAAGCAGCTGCTCCACGGTGAGCCGAATGTCTCGTACATCTGCTCCCGGTATTATCGCGCACCCGAGCTAATATTCGGCGCCATTAACTATACAACAAAGATCG ATGTGTGGAGTGCCGGCTGCGTTCTGGCCGAACTGCTGCTGGGCCAGCCAATCTTCCCTGGCGACTCTGGTGTCGATCAGCTGGTCGAGGTCATCAAGGTCCTGGGCACACCGACAAGAGAACAAATACGCGAAATGAATCCAAACTATACGGAATTCAAGTTCCCACAAATTAAGAGTCATCCATGGCAGAAA GTTTTCCGTATACGCACTCCGACAGAAGCTATCAACTTGGTGTCCCTGCTGCTCGAGTACACGCCCAGCGCTCGGATCACACCGCTGAAGGCCTGTGCACATCCGTTCTTCGATGAGCTGCGCCTCGAGGGGAACCACACCTTGCCCAATGGCCGCGACATGCCGCCGCTATTCAACTTCACAGATCACG AGCTCTCGATACAGCCCAGCTTAGTGCCGCAGTTGTTGCCAAAGCATCTGGCCAATCGGTCGTCGGGCGGCGGCCCAGCAGCTGCCGGTGCTGTGAGCGGCTCCACCAGCGTCTCCTCAACGGGCAGCGGCGCCTCGGCGGACGGTGCCGCCTTGTCCCAGGCTGGCGGGACATCTGGATCGTCAGTAGTCGGTTCCGGGtcgggagcaggaggagccgGTTCGTCCGTCGGCGGACCGGCGACCGGCTCGAGTGCCGGCGGTCAAGGAAACAATAGCAATCCCGGGTCCGGTGCGCCGTCCGCCGTGGCGGCTGCCCCGGCTGCCCAGCAGGCAAACGCCGGCGGCCCTGCAGCCgccggcggtggtggcggcggcggtggtgcgGCGGGTGCTGCCACTGCAGCCGGCTCCATAGCTGCGACCAATGCTGGTGGCGCCAACGTGACAG GCTCTCAGTCTAACAGCGCTCTGAACAGCAGCGGCACAGCCAATGGTAACGGtaacggcagcggcaacggcaacggggAGActacagcagcaggaggcaccGGAGGCAGTGCCGCAACGCCGGCCGCTGCAGGAGGGGAAGAGAATGGtgctacagcagcagcagccgcagccgcagcagcagagaccgaggcagaagcagcagcagcgtccgGTTAG
- the sgg gene encoding protein kinase shaggy isoform X10: protein MLVNRSSLFEGRDGSKITTVVATPGQGTDRVQEVSYTDTKVIGNGSFGVVFQAKLCDTGELVAIKKVLQDRRFKNRELQIMRKLEHCNIVKLLYFFYSSGEKLAEFPIDLGIFASVLKPQRDEVFLNLVLEYIPETVYKVARQYAKTKQTIPINFIRLYMYQLFRSLAYIHSLGICHRDIKPQNLLLDPETAVLKLCDFGSAKQLLHGEPNVSYICSRYYRAPELIFGAINYTTKIDVWSAGCVLAELLLGQPIFPGDSGVDQLVEVIKVLGTPTREQIREMNPNYTEFKFPQIKSHPWQKVFRIRTPTEAINLVSLLLEYTPSARITPLKACAHPFFDELRLEGNHTLPNGRDMPPLFNFTDHELSIQPSLVPQLLPKHLANRSSGGGPAAAGAVSGSTSVSSTGSGASADGAALSQAGGTSGSSVVGSGSGAGGAGSSVGGPATGSSAGGQGNNSNPGSGAPSAVAAAPAAQQANAGGPAAAGGGGGGGGAAGAATAAGSIAATNAGGANVTGSQSNSALNSSGTANGNGNGSGNGNGETTAAGGTGGSAATPAAAGGEENGATAAAAAAAAAETEAEAAAASG from the exons GTCGCGATGGTTCCAAAATTACAACAGTTGTTGCAACACCCGGCCAGGGCACCGATCGCGTACAAGAGGTCTCCTACACAGACACAAAGGTCATCGGCAATGGCAGCTTCGGTGTGGTATTCCAGGCCAAGCTCTGCGACACCGGCGAACTGGTGGCAATCAAAAAAGTTCTACAAGACAGACGATTTAAG AATCGCGAATTGCAAATAATGCGGAAGCTGGAGCATTGTAATATTGTGAAGCTTTTGTACTTTTTCTATTCGAGCGGTGAAAAG TTGGCTGAATTTCCCATCGATTTGGGAATATTTGCCAGTGTGCTCAAGCCCCAG CGAGATGAAGTATTTTTGAATTTAGTCCTCGAATATATACCAGAAACCGTATACAAAGTGGCTCGCCAATATGCCAAAACCAAGCAAACGATACCAATCAACTTTATTCGG ctctACATGTATCAACTGTTTAGAAGTTTGGCCTACATCCATTCGCTGGGCATCTGCCATCGTGATATCAAGCCACAGAATCTACTGCTCGATCCCGAAACGGCCGTGCTGAAGCTCTGTGACTTTGGCAGCGCCAAGCAGCTGCTCCACGGTGAGCCGAATGTCTCGTACATCTGCTCCCGGTATTATCGCGCACCCGAGCTAATATTCGGCGCCATTAACTATACAACAAAGATCG ATGTGTGGAGTGCCGGCTGCGTTCTGGCCGAACTGCTGCTGGGCCAGCCAATCTTCCCTGGCGACTCTGGTGTCGATCAGCTGGTCGAGGTCATCAAGGTCCTGGGCACACCGACAAGAGAACAAATACGCGAAATGAATCCAAACTATACGGAATTCAAGTTCCCACAAATTAAGAGTCATCCATGGCAGAAA GTTTTCCGTATACGCACTCCGACAGAAGCTATCAACTTGGTGTCCCTGCTGCTCGAGTACACGCCCAGCGCTCGGATCACACCGCTGAAGGCCTGTGCACATCCGTTCTTCGATGAGCTGCGCCTCGAGGGGAACCACACCTTGCCCAATGGCCGCGACATGCCGCCGCTATTCAACTTCACAGATCACG AGCTCTCGATACAGCCCAGCTTAGTGCCGCAGTTGTTGCCAAAGCATCTGGCCAATCGGTCGTCGGGCGGCGGCCCAGCAGCTGCCGGTGCTGTGAGCGGCTCCACCAGCGTCTCCTCAACGGGCAGCGGCGCCTCGGCGGACGGTGCCGCCTTGTCCCAGGCTGGCGGGACATCTGGATCGTCAGTAGTCGGTTCCGGGtcgggagcaggaggagccgGTTCGTCCGTCGGCGGACCGGCGACCGGCTCGAGTGCCGGCGGTCAAGGAAACAATAGCAATCCCGGGTCCGGTGCGCCGTCCGCCGTGGCGGCTGCCCCGGCTGCCCAGCAGGCAAACGCCGGCGGCCCTGCAGCCgccggcggtggtggcggcggcggtggtgcgGCGGGTGCTGCCACTGCAGCCGGCTCCATAGCTGCGACCAATGCTGGTGGCGCCAACGTGACAG GCTCTCAGTCTAACAGCGCTCTGAACAGCAGCGGCACAGCCAATGGTAACGGtaacggcagcggcaacggcaacggggAGActacagcagcaggaggcaccGGAGGCAGTGCCGCAACGCCGGCCGCTGCAGGAGGGGAAGAGAATGGtgctacagcagcagcagccgcagccgcagcagcagagaccgaggcagaagcagcagcagcgtccgGTTAG